In Sphingomonas sp. G-3-2-10, a single window of DNA contains:
- a CDS encoding GNAT family N-acetyltransferase — translation MSAAHWRRTLPDDIAAIGLLSRRLLGPYAEHDFVFEERLALCGEGCLTLSDGVAIGGYVISHPWWRANPPALNTLIGDLPEDADCWYLHDVAVDERFRGAGAVASAVDEIAGLARNKGIGTLALVAVGGAASYWARLGFAAVTTDALRAKLDGYGADAAYMERSA, via the coding sequence ATGAGCGCGGCGCATTGGCGGCGGACATTGCCGGACGACATCGCGGCTATCGGCCTGCTATCACGCCGCTTGCTGGGCCCATATGCGGAGCATGACTTCGTGTTCGAGGAACGGCTGGCGCTGTGCGGGGAGGGATGCCTGACCCTGTCCGATGGCGTGGCGATCGGGGGCTATGTGATCAGCCATCCGTGGTGGCGGGCCAATCCGCCCGCGCTGAACACGTTGATCGGCGACCTGCCGGAGGACGCGGATTGCTGGTACCTCCATGATGTCGCAGTGGACGAGCGGTTTCGCGGCGCAGGGGCGGTTGCGTCCGCCGTGGACGAGATCGCCGGGCTTGCCCGCAATAAGGGCATCGGGACGCTTGCCCTGGTCGCGGTCGGCGGGGCGGCGTCCTATTGGGCGCGGCTGGGCTTCGCCGCTGTGACGACCGATGCGTTGCGGGCGAAGCTGGACGGCTATGGCGCCGACGCGGCCTATATGGAGCGGTCCGCCTAG
- a CDS encoding acyltransferase family protein, giving the protein MNSIDETGAQPRRPLLAYWPEVDGLRTLAVLAVVLFHFERSWLGGGFVGVDIFFVISGFLITAILLEDRDRGKFSLGRFYQRRISRIAPAFFLVLFATLIGAWFVYSDQDFASAGANAAFAAVSLANVKYMLMGSYFTVSPDAQPFLHYWSLAVEEQFYLFFPFYLYAVTRWTRWPVAITLVLAALSLILCIAVTVVKPVYAFYLLPTRGWELLAGAAVTMLRWRGITPGEKLSPWLSWGGLALVVVSVVALREGENFPGFLAALPVLGTVAILATAGDPRPVLNRWLGHKLPVHIGKRSYSLYLWHWPIFSLVDYQLYASDEWTRGALKIGLTLAATWISYALVERPARLMLNRPSRRMLAFMGFFAAAAGTFAAGMAIRNAHYLDASPDGIAGGGIVASEGSRGRVVLVGDSQASMYARDLGMLAKSRGYGLNVLSMSAGDQLPGREGSTWPAVWSYLSAQPVDVVVLAEAWDDKLTDPAVLQTALAQFASRNIHVILVQQIPGPPKTVNRDAIRHGLAPPFVEDDATVDARMRGRAIVAAAASPSVTVVDPAPLFLSPDGSLALIGGNGRLNYQDERHLSDTGNQRVMPLLDAAIEAALKRRD; this is encoded by the coding sequence ATGAACAGCATCGACGAAACCGGGGCGCAGCCGCGACGGCCATTGCTTGCCTATTGGCCGGAAGTGGATGGCCTGCGGACGCTGGCGGTGCTTGCGGTCGTCCTCTTCCATTTCGAGCGTTCGTGGCTCGGCGGCGGATTTGTCGGCGTCGACATCTTCTTCGTGATTTCGGGTTTCCTGATCACCGCGATCCTGCTGGAAGACCGCGATCGCGGCAAATTCTCGCTCGGCCGCTTCTACCAGCGCCGCATCTCGCGCATCGCGCCTGCCTTCTTCCTCGTCCTGTTCGCGACGCTGATCGGGGCGTGGTTCGTCTATTCGGACCAGGATTTCGCATCCGCCGGCGCCAATGCGGCTTTCGCCGCGGTGAGCCTGGCGAACGTCAAATACATGCTGATGGGCAGCTATTTCACGGTCTCGCCCGATGCCCAGCCGTTCCTGCATTACTGGTCACTGGCGGTGGAGGAGCAGTTCTACCTGTTCTTCCCCTTCTATCTCTATGCCGTCACGCGCTGGACGCGCTGGCCGGTCGCGATCACGCTGGTGCTCGCCGCGCTCAGCCTGATCCTGTGCATCGCGGTTACTGTCGTGAAGCCGGTCTATGCCTTTTACCTGCTGCCCACGCGCGGATGGGAATTGCTGGCGGGCGCGGCGGTCACGATGCTGCGCTGGCGCGGGATCACGCCGGGCGAGAAGCTGTCGCCCTGGCTTTCCTGGGGCGGACTGGCGCTGGTGGTCGTATCGGTAGTGGCGCTGCGCGAAGGCGAGAATTTCCCCGGATTCCTCGCGGCGCTGCCGGTGCTGGGGACGGTCGCGATCCTCGCCACGGCTGGCGATCCGCGCCCGGTTCTGAACCGATGGCTCGGGCACAAGCTGCCTGTCCATATCGGCAAGCGATCCTATTCGCTCTATCTGTGGCACTGGCCGATCTTCTCGCTGGTCGATTACCAGCTCTACGCGTCGGACGAGTGGACGCGCGGCGCGCTCAAGATCGGGCTGACGCTGGCCGCGACCTGGATCAGCTATGCGCTGGTCGAGCGCCCGGCACGGCTGATGCTCAACCGGCCGAGCCGGCGGATGCTGGCCTTTATGGGCTTTTTCGCGGCGGCGGCGGGGACGTTCGCGGCGGGGATGGCGATCCGCAACGCGCATTATCTCGACGCCAGCCCCGACGGCATCGCCGGTGGCGGCATCGTCGCGTCTGAAGGGAGCCGGGGCCGCGTGGTGCTGGTCGGTGACAGTCAGGCGAGCATGTATGCGCGCGATCTGGGAATGTTGGCGAAGTCGCGGGGCTATGGCCTCAATGTGCTGAGCATGTCGGCAGGCGATCAGCTTCCCGGCCGCGAGGGTTCGACCTGGCCCGCGGTGTGGTCGTACCTGTCCGCGCAGCCGGTGGACGTCGTGGTGCTGGCCGAAGCATGGGACGACAAGCTGACCGACCCCGCCGTGCTGCAAACCGCGCTGGCGCAGTTCGCATCGCGCAACATCCATGTGATCCTCGTCCAGCAGATCCCGGGGCCGCCGAAGACGGTGAATCGCGATGCGATCCGCCACGGGCTGGCGCCGCCGTTTGTTGAGGATGACGCTACCGTCGACGCGCGGATGCGCGGACGGGCGATCGTTGCTGCGGCGGCCTCACCGTCCGTGACGGTGGTCGATCCCGCGCCGCTGTTCCTCAGTCCCGACGGCTCGCTCGCACTGATCGGCGGCAATGGCCGGCTCAACTATCAGGACGAGCGGCATCTGTCCGATACCGGCAATCAGCGTGTCATGCCGCTGCTGGATGCCGCGATCGAGGCGGCGCTGAAGCGACGGGACTGA
- a CDS encoding Gfo/Idh/MocA family oxidoreductase, whose product MKNFALIGAAGYIAPRHMSAVRDTGNQITVAYDVNDSVGIIDSYFPEADFFTEFERFDRHIYNLTRGTHEQAIDYMAICSPNYLHDAHCRFAMRSGADAICEKPIVLNPWNLDGLLEMEQATGRQVHTILQLRLHPSIVALREKVQAEARNTKHEVDLTYITSRGHWYMQSWKADVAKSGGIATNIGVHFFDMLHFMFGALQINEVHWHDDRHAAGYLEYEHARVRWFMSIDIDDVPAEARAKGQRTWRSITVDGEEIEFSGGFTDLHTRSYQEILGGRSFGLETNRTAVEAVSHIRTAALTPGSSAEHPFVARLR is encoded by the coding sequence ATGAAGAATTTCGCGTTGATCGGGGCCGCAGGCTATATCGCGCCGCGCCACATGTCCGCCGTCCGGGACACCGGCAACCAGATCACCGTCGCCTATGACGTGAACGACAGCGTCGGCATCATCGACAGCTATTTTCCGGAAGCCGATTTCTTCACCGAATTCGAGCGCTTCGACCGGCACATCTACAATCTCACGCGCGGCACGCACGAGCAGGCAATCGACTATATGGCGATCTGCTCGCCCAATTATCTCCACGACGCACATTGCCGCTTCGCCATGCGCAGCGGCGCGGATGCGATCTGCGAGAAGCCGATCGTGCTCAATCCGTGGAACCTGGACGGGCTGCTAGAGATGGAGCAGGCGACCGGGCGGCAGGTCCACACCATCCTCCAGCTTCGCCTCCACCCCTCGATCGTCGCGCTGCGCGAAAAGGTGCAGGCCGAGGCTCGCAATACGAAGCATGAGGTCGACCTGACCTACATCACCTCGCGCGGCCACTGGTACATGCAGTCGTGGAAGGCCGATGTCGCCAAGTCGGGCGGGATCGCGACCAATATCGGCGTGCATTTCTTCGACATGCTGCACTTCATGTTCGGCGCGCTGCAGATCAACGAAGTCCATTGGCACGACGATCGCCACGCGGCCGGCTATCTCGAATATGAGCATGCCCGGGTCCGCTGGTTCATGTCGATCGACATCGACGACGTCCCCGCCGAAGCCCGCGCAAAGGGTCAGCGGACGTGGCGCTCGATCACCGTCGATGGCGAGGAAATCGAATTTTCCGGCGGCTTCACCGATCTGCACACGCGCTCGTATCAGGAAATCCTCGGGGGCCGCAGCTTCGGGCTGGAGACCAACCGGACCGCGGTCGAGGCCGTATCGCACATCCGCACCGCGGCGCTGACGCCGGGCTCGTCGGCGGAGCATCCGTTCGTGGCGCGGCTGCGGTAA
- a CDS encoding CHASE4 domain-containing protein, translated as MSARSAGRPGRRFAVPASLGAKLVLILTGVGLLGAVALTLLLASVITPSFNQLEQGAVDGHVQRTNGVLGEFASKVQGTVKDYGDWTDSYNYMADHNETFEKDSFSPLAMVNLGVNGMAYLDNDRRVVIARWLDLESERDVPAMRDALVRTLATIDPAKALHGQSSANFYAKFGDRLAAVGIAQVRKSDGSGDPRGYVIMARTIDSKQLYNLLRLDAKLELANPQADVSVTPHDSSLNIAVPIAGVTGRPVATVTYDVPRDLSGLGRRMLLLAVVGSSVLLIIVLWVLRRMIVRMVLKPLNRVEQHMGVVQESGSLGLLIEEPRGDEIGSLVTSFNAMLKQLKDLREQLEVQSFTLGRSESAVAVMHNVRNALNPISTVLSQGAARQQPIDKDILDRALGELMRNDIPDARRQKLVAFLAAAVHAVETEREDRNKQNQIGREALHHVLEIIGQQQEAAHERPQLAACDMSDIVAQNATIARYSGGSSIAFSFPSKPHLVMANRVILSQVVGNLFSNSAEAIAATGRNSGSISVSIHEREGRVEIIIRDDGEGFDPEKGATLFQRGFSTREHKSGGLGLHWCANSMLAMEGALELKSEGKGHGARAVITLKAAQAQPALQSAAA; from the coding sequence ATGTCTGCTCGCTCGGCCGGGCGGCCGGGCCGGCGCTTCGCCGTCCCCGCATCGCTCGGCGCCAAACTGGTGCTGATCCTGACCGGCGTCGGCCTGCTCGGCGCCGTTGCGCTTACCCTGCTGCTCGCCAGCGTCATCACGCCCAGCTTCAATCAGCTGGAGCAGGGCGCGGTGGACGGCCATGTCCAGCGCACCAATGGCGTGCTCGGCGAATTCGCCTCGAAGGTGCAGGGCACGGTCAAGGACTATGGCGACTGGACCGACAGCTACAACTACATGGCCGATCATAACGAGACATTCGAGAAGGACAGCTTCTCGCCGCTCGCGATGGTCAATCTCGGCGTCAACGGGATGGCCTATCTCGACAACGATCGCCGCGTGGTAATCGCCCGCTGGCTCGATCTGGAAAGCGAGAGGGACGTGCCCGCGATGCGCGACGCGCTGGTCCGCACGCTGGCGACGATCGATCCGGCCAAGGCGCTGCACGGGCAGAGCTCGGCCAATTTCTACGCCAAGTTCGGCGACCGGCTTGCCGCGGTCGGCATCGCGCAGGTGCGCAAGTCCGACGGGAGCGGCGATCCGCGCGGCTATGTCATCATGGCCCGCACGATCGACAGCAAGCAGCTGTACAATCTGCTGCGGCTCGATGCGAAGCTCGAGCTTGCGAACCCGCAGGCCGATGTCAGCGTCACGCCGCACGATTCGAGCCTCAACATCGCTGTTCCGATCGCCGGGGTGACCGGCCGCCCGGTCGCGACGGTGACCTATGACGTGCCGCGCGACCTCTCCGGCCTGGGCCGGCGTATGCTGCTGCTCGCGGTGGTGGGATCGAGCGTGCTGCTGATCATCGTGCTGTGGGTGCTGCGGCGCATGATCGTGCGGATGGTGCTGAAGCCGCTCAACCGGGTCGAGCAGCATATGGGCGTGGTGCAGGAATCGGGTTCGCTCGGCCTGTTGATCGAGGAGCCGCGTGGCGACGAGATTGGCAGTCTCGTCACCAGCTTCAATGCGATGCTGAAGCAGCTCAAGGATCTGCGGGAGCAGCTGGAGGTGCAGAGTTTCACGCTGGGCCGCAGCGAAAGCGCGGTCGCGGTGATGCACAATGTCCGCAACGCGCTGAACCCGATCAGCACCGTGCTGAGCCAGGGCGCCGCGCGCCAGCAGCCGATCGACAAGGATATCCTCGATCGCGCGCTGGGCGAACTGATGCGCAACGACATTCCCGACGCCCGCCGTCAGAAGCTGGTCGCGTTCCTTGCGGCCGCGGTCCACGCCGTCGAGACCGAGCGCGAGGACCGGAACAAGCAGAACCAGATCGGCCGCGAGGCACTGCACCATGTTCTCGAAATCATCGGCCAGCAGCAGGAAGCTGCGCATGAGCGGCCGCAGCTCGCGGCGTGCGACATGTCGGACATCGTTGCGCAGAACGCCACGATCGCGCGCTATTCGGGCGGCAGTTCGATCGCGTTCAGCTTCCCGTCGAAGCCGCATCTGGTGATGGCCAATCGCGTGATCCTGAGCCAGGTCGTCGGCAATCTATTCTCGAACTCGGCCGAAGCGATCGCCGCCACGGGCCGTAACAGCGGCAGCATCTCGGTTTCGATCCACGAACGCGAGGGCCGGGTGGAGATCATCATCCGCGACGATGGCGAAGGCTTCGATCCCGAAAAGGGCGCGACCCTGTTCCAGCGGGGCTTTTCGACCCGCGAGCACAAGTCGGGCGGGCTGGGACTGCACTGGTGCGCCAATTCGATGCTGGCGATGGAAGGCGCGCTGGAGCTGAAGAGCGAAGGCAAGGGCCACGGCGCCCGCGCGGTGATCACGCTGAAAGCGGCGCAGGCGCAGCCTGCGTTGCAGAGCGCCGCTGCTTAG